DNA from Candidatus Latescibacterota bacterium:
AAGTGGTGGGCAATACTGGACTCGAACCAGTGACCCCCTGCGTGTAAAACAGGTGCCCTGAAAGAATCGTTTAATAAATCAATTGTATTTGTAAGATTTGTTCGCCTGCAAACACATATTATAGGGAGTAGCCTTCTACTCCCCCTCGGGTCCTTCTCCCAGCCCAAACCACTTCTTGTGTATCACACAGGTCGAACAGTCGTGTTCCCTCTTGATCATGGGAGTCCTGCCCTGCTTCTCGGCCAGAGATATCTCCGTCTTGTTCATCAGCCCAAGCAGAATACCCAGCACGATAAATGCGCCCGGAGGCAGGATCATGAGAAGCAGAGGGTTGTACCCGCTGCCGAATATCGATATACCGAGGATGCTCCCGTTCCCGAGGATCTCCCTGATACCTCCAAGGACGAAAAGCGACAGGGTGAAACCCAGCCCCATCCCAAGGCCATCAATCATCGAATAGAACAGGCCGTTCTTTGAGGCGAATGCCTCGGCACGCCCCAGGATGATACAGTT
Protein-coding regions in this window:
- a CDS encoding electron transport complex subunit E; the protein is MRAWNEFIKGFWSENPVFRLLLGLCPTLAVTTSAENGIGMGLATTFVLFCSNTVISLLRKVIPKKVRIPAFIVTIATFVTIVDLVMNGYFHALHKSLGLFIPLIVVNCIILGRAEAFASKNGLFYSMIDGLGMGLGFTLSLFVLGGIREILGNGSILGISIFGSGYNPLLLMILPPGAFIVLGILLGLMNKTEISLAEKQGRTPMIKREHDCSTCVIHKKWFGLGEGPEGE